The DNA sequence CCTGAGGGCCCGCGTCCCCGGTGTGGCCATCACCACGGATATCATCACGGGGTTCCCCGGAGAGCGGGAGGAGGACCATCGGGATACGCTCGGCGTCCTCGGGGAGGTGCGGTTCGACGGCATCTTCGCCTTCGCGTTCTCCCCCCGGCCGGGGACGCGCGCCGCGGCGATGCAGGGGCACCTGCCCGATGCCGTCAGGAGCGCCAGGCTTGCGGAGGTCCTGGAGCTTCAGGACTCCATAACCCTTGGGAAGAACGAGGCCCTTACGGGCACAACCACCGAGGTCCTGGTGGAGGGGCCAGGCGAGGCCCTTCCGGGACAGCTTACGGGAAGGACCCGGACGAACAAGATAGTGACCTTCCAAGGCGGAGAGGACCTTGAGGGCACGCTGCTCGACGTGCGCATTGTGCGGGCCAGGAGGCATTCCCTGGAGGGTGAGGTGCTCAGCTCATGAAGGTTTCCCTCCTTACCCTCGGATGCAAGGTGAACCAGGCCGAGGCTGCCCAGTGGGAGGGCGCCCTGAGAAGCAGGGGCCATGCCATCGTGGGCCTCGGGGACGCCCCGGATGTCTGCGTCGTCAATACCTGCACGGTGACCGGCAAGAGCGACTACCAGTCGCGGCAGCTCATTCGCCGGGCCGGGCGAACGGGGGCCCGGGTGTTGGTCACGGGCTGCTACGCGGAGCTCAATGCCGAGCGTGCGCGCGGGTTGGGCGGGGTGGAGCACGTCGTTCGGAACGCAGAAAAAGATTCCATAATCAGCTACATAGACGAGCAAGCTCATGAAACGCATCATCTTTTGGGGGCAGCGCGCACGAGGGCTTTCCTCAAGGTGCAGGACGGCTGCGACAGGCGGTGCAGCTATTGCCTGGTCTGGAGGGCCCGGGGCAGGCCCCGCAGCGTCGAGCCCGAGGCGGTGGCGCGGATGGTTCGGCGGGCCGTGGCCGAGGGGGCGCAGGAGGTCGTCCTTACGGGCATCCATCTGGGTCTTTACGGCGTGGACCTCACGCCCGCGAAGCCCCTGAGCGCCCTGGTGCGAAAGGTCCTGAGCGATACGGCCGTCAAGCGAGTCCGTTTGAGCTCCCTGGAGGTGGGCGAGGTCGACCAGTCCCTGCTTGAGCTCTTCGAGGACGAGCGCCTTCTCCGCCATCTTCACATTCCTCTTCAAAGCGGGCACGACGGCGTTCTCAGAAGGATGAATCGGCATTACAGTGCGGAGGCGTTTCGTCGGAGGGTGCAGGGCATCTCGGAGCGCTACCCGGGGATGGCCTTGGGCACCGACGTCATCGCGGGCTTCCCCGGGGAAACGGACCAGGCCTTCCTCAACACATACAATCTTCTTGAGAGCCTGCCGTTTACCTATGTGCACGTATTCCCGTACTCGCCCAGGCCCGGCACGCCCGCGGTCGGAATGCCGGGTGCAGTAAGCGGGCCCTTGAAGAAGAAGCGTGCGGCGCGCCTCAGAAGCCTTGCCCTTGAAAAGAAGAAGGCTTTCATGAAGAGGCAGGTGGGCCGCATACTCGAGGTCCTCGTGGAGGAGGAACTGCCCGACGGCCTTGTGCAGGGCACGAGCAGGAATTATCTGAAAGTCCGCCTGCCCGGAGAGGGTCGTCTCAAGGGAAGCCTTGTCCCCGTTAGGATTGGCGCCCTCGAGGACGAAGCCCTGTGGGGAGAGCCCGTTGCTGCGCCGTAACCCTGCGGCACGAAAGCGCTTTTTCTCTGAACAAAACCTGTACACGAACAGAAAAGCCCTTGTCAGAGAAGGTACGGGGGGCGGGCAGCGCTTCTCTCATGAACAGGTTGTCAACAGCTCGTGTCGATTATAACGTCCGATAAGGTATATTATGTAAAATACCGAAGTGACCAAGAGACACACAGCAACGCCAGTCTAATCCAAACATTTACCTTATTATAAGAAGCCTTATCTCAGTTTAGTTAATCTTCTGCTTGATATCCATCTGCGGGCCTGTGCCCTTGTGCGGACCTCTCCGGTGAACTGGGCCTTCCGGAGCTCGTAGAGGAGCCTGCCCAGGGCCGGTCCGGGCTTTAGCGTGCCCAGCTCCATGACCTCCACCGAAGAGAGAAGCCCCTTGGCGCTTATCTTCCAGAATTTCCTGAGCTGGGCCAGATGCTCCACCTGGCAGCTCAGGACAAGCAGGTCCAGGGCAGCCTCCCCTCCCTCGGCGAACAGGTCATAAAGCACATCCTTCCGGCTGAAATCCGTTTTTTGAAACCTCTGGAAGTTGTCCTGAACCAGCCGCAGACGCCTCTGGACGGGCCGGCTCAGGCTGAGCCGGTGCTCCCCGGCGCCGATGAAGAGGCCCTCAAGACGGAGGAGCCCCGGGAAGTCGAGCCCCTGGGGGAATACCTTCAAGTAATACCTTTCAGGTATTTTCTCAACCTTCCCCGCAACGCTCGAAAGACGTTGAATGTTCCGGCGTAACTGCCCATCTGGCAAGGATACTATCCCTTGGAGGACCCGGTCGCGGTAGGCCGTGCGAAGGGCCTCCTGCGCCCTTTCGCCGTTGAGGAGCCTGAAAAACTCTAAAGTAATTCTTTCAGCCGCCGGCCTGCCGGCCAGGGACGCAAGCTCGCGCAGGACCGCCCTCG is a window from the Nitrospirota bacterium genome containing:
- the mtaB gene encoding tRNA (N(6)-L-threonylcarbamoyladenosine(37)-C(2))-methylthiotransferase MtaB, which produces MKVSLLTLGCKVNQAEAAQWEGALRSRGHAIVGLGDAPDVCVVNTCTVTGKSDYQSRQLIRRAGRTGARVLVTGCYAELNAERARGLGGVEHVVRNAEKDSIISYIDEQAHETHHLLGAARTRAFLKVQDGCDRRCSYCLVWRARGRPRSVEPEAVARMVRRAVAEGAQEVVLTGIHLGLYGVDLTPAKPLSALVRKVLSDTAVKRVRLSSLEVGEVDQSLLELFEDERLLRHLHIPLQSGHDGVLRRMNRHYSAEAFRRRVQGISERYPGMALGTDVIAGFPGETDQAFLNTYNLLESLPFTYVHVFPYSPRPGTPAVGMPGAVSGPLKKKRAARLRSLALEKKKAFMKRQVGRILEVLVEEELPDGLVQGTSRNYLKVRLPGEGRLKGSLVPVRIGALEDEALWGEPVAAP